The genomic DNA AAACCACGAGGACTTGAGATACTCATACATGGAGAACGTCAGACTCGTCCCGGGGAGATGACCAGCAGCGAGCATGGTGTATCCGGCCCAGAGCTTCGTCGGATGCCTGGAGAAGTGCCTGACGGTCGATAGCAGCGGCGAGCGGCTATGCTCGGATTGAGCATGCACGACCTGCGCGTTCTGCTTCAACACCTCGGCGGGATTAGTGATGGCGCATGCTACCAGATCTGCTACTGCGCTGCTAATGGCGTACGTGGCTAGCTCGCGGGtttttgatgatggaatggCCTCGTTGGGTTGCAGCGTTGATTTCGTGGCTTCGTagatggtgaagaaggcgactgaGGCGGGGATACTGGTGATGATCGTTGGGCCGAAGCCTTGATATAACCCTCGGTAGAGAACTGGGTTGATGCGGCCGTTTGCACGTTGATATGTTGAGGCGTAGGCGGGGGATTGTAATCGAGTAATGAGCGTGTCGAATGGGTGGGTGAGAAGTTCAACTCCTACTGCGGCTATGCCGGCTGCCTAAATGGAATTAGTTGCACGCAAGGGCATTATTGAATGAGGCACCTACAAACGAGACGTCCTTGTTACTGCTATCGACGGACATGGTACTGATGATGAGCTCTCA from Aspergillus fumigatus Af293 chromosome 8, whole genome shotgun sequence includes the following:
- a CDS encoding putative mitochondrial carrier protein (Pet8) → MSVDSSNKDVSFAAGIAAVGVELLTHPFDTLITRLQSPAYASTYQRANGRINPVLYRGLYQGFGPTIITSIPASVAFFTIYEATKSTLQPNEAIPSSKTRELATYAISSAVADLVACAITNPAEVLKQNAQVVHAQSEHSRSPLLSTVRHFSRHPTKLWAGYTMLAAGHLPGTSLTFSMYEYLKSSWFEVPQGSSSDVRAHFKGSFYGGALASAAVSLLFVPVDVVKTRMRLAAGTPIYARLPLKADIRPIPPSVKAEGISSANAVAVAKGILLKEGVQGLFRGGALTCLAAGLGGGLFLGCYDALKVYFGGQG